In the genome of Globicephala melas chromosome 3, mGloMel1.2, whole genome shotgun sequence, one region contains:
- the DOK3 gene encoding docking protein 3 isoform X4, translating to MAMEPLETPIKDGILYQQHIKFGKAELQGELPPEGHLPHLHLLQKSWRKVWGLLYAGGPSGVARLESWEVRDGGLGPTGDRSVGPGRRGERRVIRLADCVSVLPADGESCPRDTGAFLLTTTERSHLLAAQHRQSWMAPICQLAFPGTGESSQGPGEAEAPKKGLVQMEENSIYSSWQEVGEFPVVVQRTEAAARCQLKGPYLLLLGQDSIQLNEPASPQALYTWPYRFLRKFGSDKGVFSFEAGRRCDSGEGLFAFISPRSRDLCGAVAAAIARQRERLPETAGPQPCPLPRATSLPLLEPPGELREVPPGPEAPGSRRARAAEPGPQSLPPLLGPAAPDEPAPALYASVCKRASRLPDAAEHLYENLCVLDAGPAPDVGCPEQEGPGGRSPLASHIYHNSQDLGWPGAAHDSSLEAQYRRLLELELADDGDEAGGCARAGAHLGFKAKLVTLLSRERRKGPAPCDRP from the exons ATGGCCATGGAGCCTCTGGAGACACCCATCAAGGACGGCATCCTCTACCAGCAGCACATCAAGTTTGGCAAG GCTGAGCTGCAGGGAGAACTGCCACCCGAGGGTCATCTCCCCCATCTTCATCTCCTGCAGAAGTCCTGGAGGAAGGTATGGGGTCTACTGTATGCAGGAGGCCCATCAGGCGTGGCACGGCTAGAGAGCTGGGAGGTCCGGGATGGTGGCCTGGGGCCAACAGGTGACAGGTCTGTGGGGCCTGGCCGGAGAGGAGAGCGGCGGGTCATCCGCCTGGCTGACTGCGTATCCGTGCTGCCGGCTGACGGTGAGAGCTGCCCGCGGGACACTGGTGCCTTCCTGCTCACCACCACGGAGCGAAGCCACCTGCTGGCCGCACAGCACCGCCAGTCTTGGATGGCCCCCATTTGCCAGCTGGCCTTCCCG GGCACAGGGGAGAGCTCCCAAGGACCAGGGGAAGCAGAGGCTCCCAAGAAGGGCCTGGTCCAGATGGAGGAGAACTCCATCTACTCCTCCTGGCAGGAAG TGGGCGAGTTTCCAGTGGTGGTACAGAGGACGGAGGCAGCCGCCCGCTGCCAGCTGAAGGGGCCCTACCTCCTGCTGCTGGGCCAGGACTCCATCCAGCTGAACGAGCCCGCCAGCCCCCAGGCGCTCTACACCTGGCCCTACCGATTCCTGCGCAAGTTCGGCTCCGACAAG GGCGTGTTCTCCTTTGAAGCCGGCCGCCGCTGCGACTCGGGCGAGGGCCTCTTCGCCTTCATCAGCCCCCGCTCCCGCGACCTATGCGGGGCCGTAGCCGCCGCCATCGCCCGCCAGCGGGAGCGGCTCCCGGAGACGGcggggccccagccctgccccctgccgCGGGCCACCTCCCTGCCCTTGCTGGAGCCTCCGGGGGAGCTGCGGGAGGTGCCCCCGGGGCCCGAGGCGCCCGGCTCCCGGAGGGCGCGCGCAGCCGAGCCCGGGCCCCAGAGCCTGCCCCCTCTGCTGGGCCCCGCAGCCCCGGACGAGCCGGCGCCCGCGCTCTACGCGTCGGTGTGCAAGCGGGCCAGCCGGCTTCCGGACGCCGCCGAGCACCTGTACGAGAACCTGTGCGTGCTGGACGCCGGCCCAGCGCCCGACGTCGGCTGTCCGGAGCAGGAGGGCCCGGGCGGCCGCAGCCCCCTGGCCAGCCACATCTaccacaatagccaggacctgggcTGGCCCGGCGCGGCCCATGACAGCAGCCTGGAGGCCCAGTACCGGCGgctgctggagctggagctggccGACGACGGCGACGAGGCGGGGGGCTGCGCCCGCGCCGGCGCCCACTTGGGCTTCAAGGCCAAGCTGGTGACGCTGCTGAGCCGCGAGCGCAGGAAGGGACCGGCTCCCTGCGACAGGCCCTGA
- the DOK3 gene encoding docking protein 3 isoform X2 yields MAMEPLETPIKDGILYQQHIKFGKKSWRKVWGLLYAGGPSGVARLESWEVRDGGLGPTGDRSVGPGRRGERRVIRLADCVSVLPADGESCPRDTGAFLLTTTERSHLLAAQHRQSWMAPICQLAFPGTGESSQGPGEAEAPKKGLVQMEENSIYSSWQEVGEFPVVVQRTEAAARCQLKGPYLLLLGQDSIQLNEPASPQALYTWPYRFLRKFGSDKGVFSFEAGRRCDSGEGLFAFISPRSRDLCGAVAAAIARQRERLPETAGPQPCPLPRATSLPLLEPPGELREVPPGPEAPGSRRARAAEPGPQSLPPLLGPAAPDEPAPALYASVCKRASRLPDAAEHLYENLCVLDAGPAPDVGCPEQEGPGGRSPLASHIYHNSQDLGWPGAAHDSSLEAQYRRLLELELADDGDEAGGCARAGAHLGFKAKLVTLLSRERRKGPAPCDRP; encoded by the exons ATGGCCATGGAGCCTCTGGAGACACCCATCAAGGACGGCATCCTCTACCAGCAGCACATCAAGTTTGGCAAG AAGTCCTGGAGGAAGGTATGGGGTCTACTGTATGCAGGAGGCCCATCAGGCGTGGCACGGCTAGAGAGCTGGGAGGTCCGGGATGGTGGCCTGGGGCCAACAGGTGACAGGTCTGTGGGGCCTGGCCGGAGAGGAGAGCGGCGGGTCATCCGCCTGGCTGACTGCGTATCCGTGCTGCCGGCTGACGGTGAGAGCTGCCCGCGGGACACTGGTGCCTTCCTGCTCACCACCACGGAGCGAAGCCACCTGCTGGCCGCACAGCACCGCCAGTCTTGGATGGCCCCCATTTGCCAGCTGGCCTTCCCG GGCACAGGGGAGAGCTCCCAAGGACCAGGGGAAGCAGAGGCTCCCAAGAAGGGCCTGGTCCAGATGGAGGAGAACTCCATCTACTCCTCCTGGCAGGAAG TGGGCGAGTTTCCAGTGGTGGTACAGAGGACGGAGGCAGCCGCCCGCTGCCAGCTGAAGGGGCCCTACCTCCTGCTGCTGGGCCAGGACTCCATCCAGCTGAACGAGCCCGCCAGCCCCCAGGCGCTCTACACCTGGCCCTACCGATTCCTGCGCAAGTTCGGCTCCGACAAG GGCGTGTTCTCCTTTGAAGCCGGCCGCCGCTGCGACTCGGGCGAGGGCCTCTTCGCCTTCATCAGCCCCCGCTCCCGCGACCTATGCGGGGCCGTAGCCGCCGCCATCGCCCGCCAGCGGGAGCGGCTCCCGGAGACGGcggggccccagccctgccccctgccgCGGGCCACCTCCCTGCCCTTGCTGGAGCCTCCGGGGGAGCTGCGGGAGGTGCCCCCGGGGCCCGAGGCGCCCGGCTCCCGGAGGGCGCGCGCAGCCGAGCCCGGGCCCCAGAGCCTGCCCCCTCTGCTGGGCCCCGCAGCCCCGGACGAGCCGGCGCCCGCGCTCTACGCGTCGGTGTGCAAGCGGGCCAGCCGGCTTCCGGACGCCGCCGAGCACCTGTACGAGAACCTGTGCGTGCTGGACGCCGGCCCAGCGCCCGACGTCGGCTGTCCGGAGCAGGAGGGCCCGGGCGGCCGCAGCCCCCTGGCCAGCCACATCTaccacaatagccaggacctgggcTGGCCCGGCGCGGCCCATGACAGCAGCCTGGAGGCCCAGTACCGGCGgctgctggagctggagctggccGACGACGGCGACGAGGCGGGGGGCTGCGCCCGCGCCGGCGCCCACTTGGGCTTCAAGGCCAAGCTGGTGACGCTGCTGAGCCGCGAGCGCAGGAAGGGACCGGCTCCCTGCGACAGGCCCTGA
- the DOK3 gene encoding docking protein 3 isoform X3 gives MVGDGERGQRWEEQVAIHLWVPPLKLPPLYCSKLSGTHTGRPSRWPTSRAMDSLVCALCFIALSTLKGEPVGIAGGEIGSEGCPRSCSVSGAELGLALKSLGALACHEPQRKDVGRGVDGTLTSDLVPFPRAQGRAPKDQGKQRLPRRAWSRWRRTPSTPPGRKDSIQLNEPASPQALYTWPYRFLRKFGSDKGVFSFEAGRRCDSGEGLFAFISPRSRDLCGAVAAAIARQRERLPETAGPQPCPLPRATSLPLLEPPGELREVPPGPEAPGSRRARAAEPGPQSLPPLLGPAAPDEPAPALYASVCKRASRLPDAAEHLYENLCVLDAGPAPDVGCPEQEGPGGRSPLASHIYHNSQDLGWPGAAHDSSLEAQYRRLLELELADDGDEAGGCARAGAHLGFKAKLVTLLSRERRKGPAPCDRP, from the exons ATGGTGGGAGATGGGGAAAGAGGCCAGAGATGGGAGGAACAAGTGGCCATTCACTTGTGGGTCCCACCCTTGAAGCTCCCACCCCTTTACTGCTCCAAGCTGTCAGGGACACACACAGGCCGGCCCAGTCGCTGGCCAACCTCAAGGGCAATGGACAGCCTCGTTTGTGCCCTCTGCTTTATAGCACTCAGCACCCTCAAGGGGGAGCCGGTGGGGATTGCAGGTGGGGAAATAGGCTCAGAAGGGTGTCCAAGGTCTTGCAGTGTGTCAGGGGCAGAACTGGGACTGGCACTCAAGTCTCTGGGTGCCCTTGCTTGTCATGAACCCCAGAGAAAGGATGTGGGAAGAGGAGTGGATGGGACACTAACCTCTGACCTTGTCCCATTCCCCAGGGCACAGGGGAGAGCTCCCAAGGACCAGGGGAAGCAGAGGCTCCCAAGAAGGGCCTGGTCCAGATGGAGGAGAACTCCATCTACTCCTCCTGGCAGGAAG GACTCCATCCAGCTGAACGAGCCCGCCAGCCCCCAGGCGCTCTACACCTGGCCCTACCGATTCCTGCGCAAGTTCGGCTCCGACAAG GGCGTGTTCTCCTTTGAAGCCGGCCGCCGCTGCGACTCGGGCGAGGGCCTCTTCGCCTTCATCAGCCCCCGCTCCCGCGACCTATGCGGGGCCGTAGCCGCCGCCATCGCCCGCCAGCGGGAGCGGCTCCCGGAGACGGcggggccccagccctgccccctgccgCGGGCCACCTCCCTGCCCTTGCTGGAGCCTCCGGGGGAGCTGCGGGAGGTGCCCCCGGGGCCCGAGGCGCCCGGCTCCCGGAGGGCGCGCGCAGCCGAGCCCGGGCCCCAGAGCCTGCCCCCTCTGCTGGGCCCCGCAGCCCCGGACGAGCCGGCGCCCGCGCTCTACGCGTCGGTGTGCAAGCGGGCCAGCCGGCTTCCGGACGCCGCCGAGCACCTGTACGAGAACCTGTGCGTGCTGGACGCCGGCCCAGCGCCCGACGTCGGCTGTCCGGAGCAGGAGGGCCCGGGCGGCCGCAGCCCCCTGGCCAGCCACATCTaccacaatagccaggacctgggcTGGCCCGGCGCGGCCCATGACAGCAGCCTGGAGGCCCAGTACCGGCGgctgctggagctggagctggccGACGACGGCGACGAGGCGGGGGGCTGCGCCCGCGCCGGCGCCCACTTGGGCTTCAAGGCCAAGCTGGTGACGCTGCTGAGCCGCGAGCGCAGGAAGGGACCGGCTCCCTGCGACAGGCCCTGA
- the DOK3 gene encoding docking protein 3 isoform X1, producing MVGDGERGQRWEEQVAIHLWVPPLKLPPLYCSKLSGTHTGRPSRWPTSRAMDSLVCALCFIALSTLKGEPVGIAGGEIGSEGCPRSCSVSGAELGLALKSLGALACHEPQRKDVGRGVDGTLTSDLVPFPRAQGRAPKDQGKQRLPRRAWSRWRRTPSTPPGRKVSRGGTGAASALAQTGLGSFRDPPGGCACGPHGAVPAVGEFPVVVQRTEAAARCQLKGPYLLLLGQDSIQLNEPASPQALYTWPYRFLRKFGSDKGVFSFEAGRRCDSGEGLFAFISPRSRDLCGAVAAAIARQRERLPETAGPQPCPLPRATSLPLLEPPGELREVPPGPEAPGSRRARAAEPGPQSLPPLLGPAAPDEPAPALYASVCKRASRLPDAAEHLYENLCVLDAGPAPDVGCPEQEGPGGRSPLASHIYHNSQDLGWPGAAHDSSLEAQYRRLLELELADDGDEAGGCARAGAHLGFKAKLVTLLSRERRKGPAPCDRP from the exons ATGGTGGGAGATGGGGAAAGAGGCCAGAGATGGGAGGAACAAGTGGCCATTCACTTGTGGGTCCCACCCTTGAAGCTCCCACCCCTTTACTGCTCCAAGCTGTCAGGGACACACACAGGCCGGCCCAGTCGCTGGCCAACCTCAAGGGCAATGGACAGCCTCGTTTGTGCCCTCTGCTTTATAGCACTCAGCACCCTCAAGGGGGAGCCGGTGGGGATTGCAGGTGGGGAAATAGGCTCAGAAGGGTGTCCAAGGTCTTGCAGTGTGTCAGGGGCAGAACTGGGACTGGCACTCAAGTCTCTGGGTGCCCTTGCTTGTCATGAACCCCAGAGAAAGGATGTGGGAAGAGGAGTGGATGGGACACTAACCTCTGACCTTGTCCCATTCCCCAGGGCACAGGGGAGAGCTCCCAAGGACCAGGGGAAGCAGAGGCTCCCAAGAAGGGCCTGGTCCAGATGGAGGAGAACTCCATCTACTCCTCCTGGCAGGAAGGTGAGTCGGGGAGGTACAGGGGCAGCCTCAGCCCTAGCACAAACAGGGCTGGGATCTTTCCGGGACCCCCCGGGGGGCTGTGCTTGTGGCCCTCACGGCGCCGTGCCTGCAGTGGGCGAGTTTCCAGTGGTGGTACAGAGGACGGAGGCAGCCGCCCGCTGCCAGCTGAAGGGGCCCTACCTCCTGCTGCTGGGCCAGGACTCCATCCAGCTGAACGAGCCCGCCAGCCCCCAGGCGCTCTACACCTGGCCCTACCGATTCCTGCGCAAGTTCGGCTCCGACAAG GGCGTGTTCTCCTTTGAAGCCGGCCGCCGCTGCGACTCGGGCGAGGGCCTCTTCGCCTTCATCAGCCCCCGCTCCCGCGACCTATGCGGGGCCGTAGCCGCCGCCATCGCCCGCCAGCGGGAGCGGCTCCCGGAGACGGcggggccccagccctgccccctgccgCGGGCCACCTCCCTGCCCTTGCTGGAGCCTCCGGGGGAGCTGCGGGAGGTGCCCCCGGGGCCCGAGGCGCCCGGCTCCCGGAGGGCGCGCGCAGCCGAGCCCGGGCCCCAGAGCCTGCCCCCTCTGCTGGGCCCCGCAGCCCCGGACGAGCCGGCGCCCGCGCTCTACGCGTCGGTGTGCAAGCGGGCCAGCCGGCTTCCGGACGCCGCCGAGCACCTGTACGAGAACCTGTGCGTGCTGGACGCCGGCCCAGCGCCCGACGTCGGCTGTCCGGAGCAGGAGGGCCCGGGCGGCCGCAGCCCCCTGGCCAGCCACATCTaccacaatagccaggacctgggcTGGCCCGGCGCGGCCCATGACAGCAGCCTGGAGGCCCAGTACCGGCGgctgctggagctggagctggccGACGACGGCGACGAGGCGGGGGGCTGCGCCCGCGCCGGCGCCCACTTGGGCTTCAAGGCCAAGCTGGTGACGCTGCTGAGCCGCGAGCGCAGGAAGGGACCGGCTCCCTGCGACAGGCCCTGA
- the DDX41 gene encoding probable ATP-dependent RNA helicase DDX41 has translation MEESEPERKRARTDEATATGSRSEADDEDDEDYVPYVPLRQRRQLLLQKLLQRRRKGAAEEEQQDSGSEARGDEDDIPLGPQSNVSLLDQHQHLKEKAEARKESAKEKQLKEEEKILESVAEGRALMSVKEMAKGITYDDPIKTSWTPPRYVLSMSEERHERVRKKYHILVEGDGIPPPIKSFKEMKFPAAILRGLKKKGIHHPTPIQIQGIPTILSGRDMIGIAFTGSGKTLVFTLPVIMFCLEQEKRLPFSKREGPYGLIICPSRELARQTHGILEYYCRLLQEDSSPLLRCALCIGGMSVKEQMETIRHGVHMMVATPGRLMDLLQKKMVSLDICRYLALDEADRMIDMGFEGDIRTIFSYFKGQRQTLLFSATMPKKIQNFAKSALVKPVTINVGRAGAASLDVIQEVEYVKEEAKMVYLLECLQKTPPPVLIFAEKKADVDAIHEYLLLKGVEAVAIHGGKDQEERTKAIEAFREGKKDVLVATDVASKGLDFPAIQHVINYDMPEEIENYVHRIGRTGRSGNTGIATTFINKACDESVLMDLKALLLEAKQKVPPVLQVLHCGDESMLDIGGERGCAFCGGLGHRITDCPKLEAMQTKQVSNIGRKDYLAHSSMDF, from the exons ATGGAGGAATCGGAACCCGAGCGGAAG CGGGCTCGCACCGACGAGGCGACTGCCACAGGAAGCCGCTCCGAGGCAGACGATGAGGACGACGAGGACTACGTGCCGTACGTGCCGTTGCGACAGCGCCGGCAACTGCTG CTCCAGAAGCTGCTGCAGCGAAGACGCAAGGGAGCTGCGGAAGAGGAGCAGCAGGACAGCGGCAGCGAGGCGCGGGGAGATGAGGACGACATCCCGTTGGGCCCTCAGTCCAACGTCAGCCTCCTGGATCAGCACCAGCACCTCAAAGAGAAGGCTGAAG CCCGCAAGGAGTCTGCCAAAGAGAAGCAactgaaggaagaggagaagatcCTGGAGAGTGTGGCTGAGGGTCGAG CCTTGATGTCAGTGAAGGAGATGGCTAAGGGAATCACGTATGACGATCCAATCAAAACTAG TTGGACACCACCCCGTTACGTCCTGAGCATGTCTGAAGAGCGGCATGAGCGTGTACGGAAGAAGTACCACATCTTGGTGGAAGGAGATGGTATCCCACCACCCATCAAGAGCTTCAAGGAAATGAAATTTCCTGCAG CCATCCTGAGAGGCCTGAAGAAGAAGGGCATCCACCACCCAACACCCATTCagatccagggaattcccaccat TCTGTCTGGCCGTGACATGATAGGCATAGCCTTCACGGGTTCAGGCAAGACACTGGTGTTCACTTTGCCGGTCATCATGTTCTGCCTGGAGCAAGAGAAGAGGTTACCTTTCTCTAAGCGTGAAGGGCCCTATGGACTCATTATCTGCCCCTCG CGGGAGCTGGCCCGGCAGACCCACGGCATCCTGGAGTATTACTGCCGCCTGCTGCAGGAGGACAGCTCTCCACTCCTGCGCTGTGCTCTCTGCATCGGGGGCATGTCCGTCAAAGAGCAGATGGAGACCATCCGACA TGGTGTGCACATGATGGTGGCCACCCCTGGGCGCCTCATGGATCTGCTACAGAAGAAGATGGTCAGCCTGGATATCTGTCGTTACCTGGCCCTGGACGAGGCTGACCGCATGATCGACATGGGTTTCGAGGGTGACATCCGTACCATCTTCTCCTACTTCAAG GGCCAGCGACAGACTCTACTCTTTAGTGCCACCATGCCTAAGAAGATTCAGAACTTTGCCAAGAGCGCCCTGGTAAAGCCTGTCACGATCAATGTGGGGCGTGCCGGGGCTGCCAGCCTGGATGTCATCCAG GAAGTGGAATATGTGAAGGAGGAAGCCAAGATGGTGTACCTGCTTGAGTGCCTGCAGAAGACACCGCCGCCC GTGCTCATCTTTGCAGAGAAGAAAGCAGATGTGGACGCCATCCATGAGTACCTGCTCCTCAAGGGGGTTGAGGCTGTGGCCATCCATGGGGGCAAAG ACCAAGAGGAACGAACCAAGGCCATCGAGGCATTCCGGGAGGGCAAGAAGGATGTCCTAGTggccacagacgtagcctccaaAGGCTTGGACTTCCCTGCCATCCAGCACGTCATCAATTATGACATGCCTGAGGAGATCGAGAACTATG TGCACCGCATCGGCCGCACTGGGCGCTCAGGAAACACAGGCATTGCCACTACCTTCATCAACAAGGCCTGTG ATGAGTCGGTGCTGATGGATCTCAAAGCCCTGCTGCTGGAGGCCAAGCAGAAGGTTCCACCCGTGCTGCAAGTACTGCACTGCGGGGACGAGTCCATGCTGGACATTGGAG GAGAGCGTGGCTGTGCCTTCTGTGGGGGCCTGGGCCATCGGATCACCGACTGCCCCAAACTCGAGGCTATGCAGACGAAGCAGGTTAGCAACATCGGCCGCAAGGACTACCTGGCCCACAGCTCCATGGACTTCTGA